A window of Balearica regulorum gibbericeps isolate bBalReg1 chromosome Z, bBalReg1.pri, whole genome shotgun sequence contains these coding sequences:
- the RMI1 gene encoding recQ-mediated genome instability protein 1: MSTSNIAARVETWLSSTWHVKVPLTWLEACISWIQEENSGSDLSQAQINRQVFEQWLLTDLRDLEYPILPDCILDAPKGELSGFYSIQIDSLIDVSQPAYLQLQKLRGKNTVNEEVTASTQAFQKPWEAKPTRMLMLQLTDGIHQIQGMEYQPVPVLHSNLPPGTKITVQGIIAYRLGVLLLKPENVKLLGGEVDALLEEYSQERVLARLIGETENPNSVGQAGHHQIVSRPVDELEQTLGPSDEELLASLDENNEFTLNNKTSLESGYCSRSNNFSTASGSLTAHNGNVLLWESGSPLPHSDEQVSPPIAYADGFFNDFPLEDDFLLEEEMQRDEVPPVNVNRNIGLITETLPHTSKSSCNLSLNGICEKDDVNERDKSVETTSKQKTFGGTVFDGNGNSTSSFSQHKSTHQTCSSADFSLENLAEERQNDTDLDESRSKSQHTSDSRLLNDDPVFFSKTNPEAESWTFPCRAEEAHLDLDSPPFTYISLLLAKKLETVTILKVKCFIVTLTGNLTSSNGSWGIKAKISDGSAYLEVDFADDILTSLIGFSVAEMNKMKKDPALHLKLKDGLEKCQKQLIDLCCLMTIEFNPLQSKATVLILQDADARHLEQLKKRLNK, encoded by the coding sequence atgtctacTTCTAACATTGCAGCAAGAGTGGAAACTTGGCTTTCATCCACGTGGCATGTTAAAGTTCCTCTGACATGGCTGGAAGCATGTATTAGTTGGATCCAGGAAGAAAATAGTGGTAGTGACTTAAGTCAAGCTCAGATTAACAGGCAGGTATTTGAGCAATGGCTTCTTACCGACCTAAGAGATTTAGAGTATCCAATTTTGCCTGACTGCATTTTAGATGCTCCCAAAGGAGAGTTGTCAGGTTTCTACTCCATACAGATTGATTCACTCATTGATGTTAGCCAGCCAGCGTATTTGCAGTTGCAGAAgttaagagggaaaaatactgtaaatgaaGAAGTAACAGCCAGTACTCAGGCGTTCCAGAAGCCCTGGGAAGCAAAACCTACTCGAATGCTGATGCTGCAACTAACTGATGGGATACATCAAATTCAGGGCATGGAGTATCAACCAGTGCCTGTCCTCCACAGTAATCTTCCTCCTGGCACAAAAATCACTGTACAGGGTATCATTGCATATCGTCTGGGAGTCCTTCTGCTTAAACCAGAAAATGTGAAACTGTTGGGGGGTGAAGTGGATGCTCTTCTGGAGGAGTATTCTCAGGAAAGAGTCCTTGCTAGATTAATTGGAGAAACTGAAAACCCTAATTCAGTTGGACAAGCTGGTCACCACCAAATTGTTTCAAGGCCCGTGGATGAATTAGAACAAACTCTAGGCCCTTCGGATGAAGAGCTTTTAGCCAGTCttgatgaaaataatgaatttactttaaacaacaaaacatcTTTAGAAAGTGGATACTGCAGTAGAAGCAACAATTTTAGTACAGCCTCAGGTTCACTGACTGCACacaatggaaatgttttgctaTGGGAATCTGGAAGTCCTTTGCCTCATTCAGATGAACAAGTTTCACCTCCCATAGCATATGCTGATGGCTTTTTTAATGACTTTCCTTTAGAAGATGACTTTCTTCTAGAAGAAGAGATGCAAAGAGACGAAGTGCCGCCAGTGAACGTGAACAGAAACATAGGTTTAATTACTGAGACACTTCCACATACCTCTAAAAGCTCCTgcaatttatctttaaatggCATTTGTGAAAAAGATGATGTGAATGAAAGAGATAAGTCTGTAGAGACTACCAGTAAGCAAAAGACTTTTGGAGGAACAGTATTTGATGGAAATGGAAATAGTACGAGTAGCTTTTCACAGCACAAGAGCACACACCAGACCTGCAgttctgcagatttttctttggaaaatctTGCTGAAGAAAGGCAGAATGATACGGACCTAGATGAGAGCAGAAGTAAATCCCAGCACACTTCTGATAGCAGGCTGTTAAATGATGAtcctgtatttttctcaaaaacaaaTCCAGAAGCAGAGTCATGGACCTTTCCTTGCAGAGCGGAAGAGGCACATTTAGATTTAGATTCTCCACCTTTCACATatatttcccttctccttgcaAAAAAACTAGAAACTGTTACAATTCTGAAAGTTAAGTGTTTTATTGTTACTCTCACTGGAAACCTCACAAGCAGCAATGGGTCTTGGGGTATAAAGGCAAAAATTTCTGATGGTTCAGCTTATCTTGAAGTAGATTTTGCTGATGATATTCTAACAAGTTTGATTGGCTTTTCAGTGGCTGAAATgaataagatgaaaaaggatCCAGCTTTACATCTGAAGCTTAAGGATGGTTTAGAGAAATGTCAAAAGCAACTGATAGATCTCTGTTGTTTGATGACTATAGAGTTTAATCCACTTCAGTCTAAAGCCACTGTATTAATTCTCCAGGATGCTGATGCAAGGCATCTAGAACAATTGAAGAAACGTTTGAATAAATAA